The Desulfobacterales bacterium genome includes the window ATTAAGCAGCAGGGGCAAGGTCATGGTGGAGGTCAGTATGATCGTCAGGGCGGCCAGCAATGCCAGCAGCGCAATCATGGGTCCCCTGAAACCGGCAGGTGTCAGCCGGGGGATGATTAATACCGCCGGTATCCCGGAAATAAACGGTATTGAAGAATACACCCCGGCGGCAGAGGGGGAAAGTCCGGCGCTTTCCAGCAGTTTGGGGAGCCAGCTGTTGAAGCCGTGGGAAACGGCAAAGAGCAGGATGCCCACCAGCAGGATAATGCGAACACTGTGAACCCCAAACAGCTGTTTTAAGATATGTCTGAAATCTGATTTTTCCGGTTTTCCTACCGGGCCTGCTTTCTTCCCTAAAATCCACCAAAGCAAGGCGGCGCCGAAGGTAAACAAGCCGTAAAGCACGAAGGTCAAACGCCAGCTGTTCCCTACCATCGGCATAACCACGGCGTTGGTTGCGGCCAGAGCAGTCATCTGGCCCACCCATGGGCCGGTGGCATAGATTCCAATGGCGGTGCCCCGGTCTTTTCCCCTGAAAAACATGGCAATGGCTTTGGGGGCGCCGATTGAGATCATGGGGCCGCCGAGGCCGAAAAGCGCAACCATGGGAAGCAAGGTCCCAAAACCCTGGGCAAAAAAGCGGAGTGCCGCAGACAGGGCCATGATGACAGCGCCAAGAAAAAGGGATTTGCGCAGCCCCCATTTATCGAGCATAATTCCGGCTGC containing:
- a CDS encoding MFS transporter, translated to MSSSPSIDSIETQQSSYRWLLLAMVWLLYVCHGIILRSPSPLITPMLKDLAMSYSQMGFILGSWQLTYLAVAIAAGIMLDKWGLRKSLFLGAVIMALSAALRFFAQGFGTLLPMVALFGLGGPMISIGAPKAIAMFFRGKDRGTAIGIYATGPWVGQMTALAATNAVVMPMVGNSWRLTFVLYGLFTFGAALLWWILGKKAGPVGKPEKSDFRHILKQLFGVHSVRIILLVGILLFAVSHGFNSWLPKLLESAGLSPSAAGVYSSIPFISGIPAVLIIPRLTPAGFRGPMIALLALLAALTIILTSTMTLPLLLNLLLYGIAGGSLVPLVILTLMETPGVDSEYMGAAGGLFFCISEIGGFFGPFIVGYLVDLTGSFMAGAILLALLAAVMAVLMVRLKTTAGAP